The following coding sequences lie in one Komagataeibacter sucrofermentans DSM 15973 genomic window:
- the cobO gene encoding cob(I)yrinic acid a,c-diamide adenosyltransferase, producing MTLTPEEIRHREKMAKRKAVQDREVESKSIEKGLLAVHTGAGKGKSTAAFGMALRTLAHGGRIVVIQFIKGAWNTGERKTLERFGDQVEWHALGEGFTWNTQDRAKDIANCRMAWDQARAALKRSDVNMVILDELNIALRYDYLPIDDVLADIAARPPMQHVVVTGRNARPAMIEAADLVTEMTQVAHHFKKGVKAQAGIEF from the coding sequence ATGACCCTGACCCCCGAAGAAATCCGCCACCGTGAAAAAATGGCCAAGCGCAAGGCCGTGCAGGACCGGGAGGTGGAGAGCAAATCCATCGAGAAAGGGCTGCTGGCCGTGCATACGGGGGCGGGCAAGGGCAAGTCCACCGCCGCCTTCGGCATGGCGCTGCGCACGCTGGCCCATGGTGGGCGGATCGTGGTGATCCAGTTCATCAAGGGCGCATGGAATACCGGCGAGCGCAAGACGCTCGAACGTTTTGGCGACCAGGTGGAATGGCATGCGCTGGGCGAGGGCTTTACCTGGAACACGCAGGACCGCGCGAAAGACATCGCCAACTGCCGCATGGCGTGGGACCAGGCCAGGGCCGCGCTGAAGCGCAGTGACGTGAACATGGTGATCCTTGACGAACTCAACATCGCCCTGCGCTACGACTACCTGCCCATTGACGACGTGCTGGCCGATATCGCCGCCCGCCCCCCCATGCAGCACGTGGTGGTGACAGGCCGCAACGCCCGTCCGGCCATGATCGAGGCCGCTGACCTCGTGACCGAGATGACGCAGGTGGCCCATCACTTTAAAAAGGGCGTCAAGGCGCAGGCCGGGATCGAGTTCTGA
- the cbiB gene encoding adenosylcobinamide-phosphate synthase CbiB: MRLSRFLLRPVSTACVASVTDAMAGYPQALVSRIGHPVIWIGRLISGLDRRLNTPERTPARRRANGFVASAVIVAVPTLAAIALERSIRRILPRSLALPLTGVLASSLVAQRSLHDHVLAVAQQAQVSLPAARRAVSHIVGRDPEQLDEAAVLRAATETLAENFSDGIVAPLFWMALGGLPGAVFYKAVNTADSMIGHRTPRHEAFGYAAARLDDLVNLPASRLSALWIILAALSLPGMDARGSLRVLRRDARTHRSPNAGWPEAAMAGALGIRLSGPRAYNGVRVAEPWVGDGTPDLRPADLYRALALYRRACLIQTLAGVTAMALLGRTLRRR, encoded by the coding sequence ATGCGCCTTTCCCGTTTTCTGCTTCGCCCTGTCAGCACCGCATGCGTGGCCTCGGTCACCGATGCCATGGCTGGTTACCCGCAGGCGCTTGTCAGCCGGATCGGGCACCCCGTGATCTGGATTGGCCGCCTGATCAGTGGGCTGGACCGTCGCCTTAACACGCCCGAACGCACCCCCGCCCGCCGCCGGGCCAACGGCTTTGTGGCGAGTGCCGTGATCGTGGCCGTGCCAACCCTGGCCGCCATAGCCCTTGAACGCAGCATCCGCCGCATCCTGCCGCGCAGCCTGGCCCTGCCGTTGACCGGCGTGCTGGCCAGTTCGCTGGTGGCCCAGCGCTCGCTGCATGACCATGTGCTGGCCGTGGCCCAACAGGCGCAGGTCAGCCTGCCTGCCGCCCGGCGCGCAGTCTCGCACATCGTGGGCCGTGACCCCGAACAGCTTGATGAGGCCGCCGTGCTACGCGCGGCCACCGAGACGCTGGCCGAAAACTTCTCCGACGGGATCGTGGCCCCGCTGTTCTGGATGGCGCTGGGCGGGTTGCCGGGGGCGGTGTTCTACAAGGCAGTCAATACGGCTGACAGCATGATCGGCCACCGCACGCCCCGCCATGAAGCCTTTGGCTATGCGGCGGCACGGCTTGATGATCTGGTCAACCTGCCCGCCTCGCGCCTGTCCGCCCTGTGGATCATCCTTGCCGCCCTGAGCCTGCCCGGCATGGATGCGCGTGGTTCCCTGCGCGTGCTGCGGCGTGATGCCCGCACCCACCGCTCACCCAATGCGGGCTGGCCGGAAGCGGCCATGGCGGGGGCGCTGGGCATCCGCCTGTCTGGCCCACGCGCCTATAACGGCGTGCGCGTGGCCGAGCCATGGGTGGGCGATGGCACGCCCGACCTGCGCCCGGCTGACCTGTACCGCGCACTGGCATTGTACCGTCGCGCATGCCTGATCCAGACACTGGCGGGCGTAACAGCCATGGCTCTGCTTGGCCGGACATTACGGCGACGCTGA
- a CDS encoding gluconate 2-dehydrogenase subunit 3 family protein translates to MGINGSGFISSRRRFMQGLAGVATCGTVSASGTGAAAPPKAYTPVFFNVAEWNFLLAACDRLIPADASGPGALALNVPRFIDQQMTTPYAQGAQWYMAGPFVQGPDNLGYQLPYPPRDLYRHGIAGMDAHATTRHARPFAALAPDVQDDLLRAAEGGKLVFGDVPSAAFFDQLLANVMEGAFSDPIHGGNTGLGGWAMLGFPGARADFMDWVDRYGAHYPLGSVSITGETA, encoded by the coding sequence TTGGGTATCAACGGTTCAGGGTTCATTTCATCGCGGCGGCGCTTCATGCAGGGGCTGGCTGGTGTTGCTACCTGCGGCACGGTATCTGCTTCCGGCACGGGGGCGGCCGCTCCGCCAAAGGCATACACGCCGGTTTTCTTTAACGTGGCGGAATGGAATTTTCTCCTGGCCGCCTGTGATCGCCTGATCCCGGCTGATGCCAGCGGCCCCGGCGCGTTGGCACTCAACGTGCCCCGCTTCATCGACCAGCAGATGACCACGCCCTACGCGCAGGGCGCACAATGGTACATGGCCGGCCCCTTCGTGCAGGGACCGGATAATCTGGGCTACCAGTTGCCTTACCCCCCGCGCGACCTGTACCGCCACGGCATCGCAGGCATGGATGCGCATGCCACCACCCGCCACGCCAGACCCTTTGCGGCCCTCGCGCCCGATGTGCAGGATGACCTGCTGCGGGCTGCCGAAGGCGGCAAGCTGGTGTTTGGCGATGTGCCATCGGCTGCGTTTTTCGATCAGCTTCTGGCCAATGTGATGGAAGGCGCGTTCAGCGACCCCATTCATGGTGGCAATACTGGTCTTGGCGGCTGGGCCATGCTGGGCTTTCCCGGCGCGCGGGCGGATTTCATGGATTGGGTGGACCGCTACGGGGCGCA
- the cobU gene encoding bifunctional adenosylcobinamide kinase/adenosylcobinamide-phosphate guanylyltransferase, with the protein MTAHPAQTMTAGLQGCIFVLGGARSGKSAFAEALFTPWPAPWTYLATCKPHDGEMDARISRHRARRGENWRTAEEPLDLHRVLDGAGASPVLVDCLTLWLTNLMLGEHDITAATRALLAALARRAGPTVLVSNEVGQGIVPDNALARRFRDEAGLLHQAIAREAARVVFVVAGLPMEMK; encoded by the coding sequence ATGACGGCGCACCCCGCGCAGACCATGACTGCAGGCCTGCAGGGCTGCATTTTCGTGCTCGGTGGCGCGCGTTCGGGCAAGAGCGCCTTTGCCGAGGCGCTGTTCACGCCCTGGCCCGCGCCCTGGACCTACCTTGCCACCTGTAAGCCCCATGATGGCGAGATGGATGCCCGCATCAGCCGCCATCGCGCCCGCCGGGGTGAAAACTGGCGCACCGCCGAGGAACCGCTCGACCTGCATCGCGTGCTCGACGGGGCGGGCGCAAGCCCCGTGCTGGTTGATTGCCTGACCCTGTGGCTGACCAACCTCATGCTGGGCGAGCACGACATAACGGCGGCAACCCGCGCCCTGCTGGCCGCCCTTGCGCGCCGCGCGGGGCCGACGGTGCTGGTTTCGAACGAGGTGGGGCAGGGCATCGTGCCCGACAATGCGCTGGCGCGGCGCTTCCGGGATGAGGCAGGGCTGCTGCATCAGGCTATTGCGCGTGAGGCGGCTCGTGTTGTCTTTGTGGTGGCAGGCCTGCCAATGGAGATGAAATGA
- a CDS encoding histidine phosphatase family protein, with protein sequence MTDRFAVVLARHPAVTGAEGVCYGQHDVALAEGWERMADGLRTVMQGVGCRILFSSPARRCRMVAERVAQFMNLELRVDSRLREISFGEWEGRPWSRISRTALDAWAADVSGFAPPGGESGSALRARVRHFWTEMQQRGQSCAIITHGGPLRLMHGMVHGTAGNLLAPSPPMGSVRVIEQGSTPFSTGPSELRIPSRLPLHQERHRSVRQVATVQGST encoded by the coding sequence ATGACTGACCGTTTTGCAGTAGTGCTGGCGCGCCATCCCGCCGTAACCGGCGCGGAAGGCGTGTGTTACGGCCAACACGACGTTGCCCTGGCCGAGGGCTGGGAGCGCATGGCCGATGGCCTGCGCACCGTCATGCAGGGTGTGGGGTGCCGGATTCTGTTCTCTTCTCCCGCGCGGCGGTGCCGCATGGTGGCGGAGCGTGTGGCGCAATTCATGAATCTGGAGTTGAGGGTGGATTCACGTCTGCGTGAGATCAGCTTCGGGGAGTGGGAGGGGCGCCCCTGGAGCCGAATCTCGCGCACGGCACTCGATGCATGGGCGGCGGATGTGAGCGGGTTTGCGCCACCCGGCGGCGAGAGCGGCAGCGCGTTGCGGGCCCGCGTGCGCCATTTCTGGACCGAGATGCAGCAGCGCGGGCAATCCTGCGCCATCATCACCCATGGTGGCCCGCTGCGCCTCATGCACGGCATGGTTCATGGCACGGCGGGCAACCTGCTTGCACCTTCGCCGCCCATGGGGTCGGTGCGGGTGATCGAGCAGGGCAGTACCCCGTTCAGTACAGGGCCGTCAGAACTGCGCATTCCGTCACGACTGCCGTTGCACCAAGAACGTCACCGGTCTGTCCGCCAAGTTGCCACCGTGCAAGGCAGCACATAA
- a CDS encoding DUF294 nucleotidyltransferase-like domain-containing protein, translated as MAGHYGDADRKQSRFPGSTFPKKHSIILKFKKNLHQKLLLFPYPRCTGRAMASSPSISRCASRWSASASSAASTVAS; from the coding sequence TTGGCCGGACATTACGGCGACGCTGACCGAAAGCAATCAAGGTTTCCGGGCAGTACTTTTCCCAAAAAACATAGCATTATTCTGAAGTTTAAAAAAAACCTTCACCAAAAACTTTTATTATTTCCTTACCCACGCTGCACCGGCCGCGCCATGGCCAGCAGCCCGTCAATATCGAGATGCGCTTCCAGATGGTCGGCCAGCGCATCGAGCGCCGCATCCACCGTCGCATCATGA
- a CDS encoding cobyric acid synthase, with protein sequence MARALMFQGTGSSVGKSVLVAGLCRALTRRGLRVRPFKPQNMSNNAAVTADGGEIGRAQALQARACGVPLSVHMNPVLLKPQGMTGSQLVVRGQMRGQVRARDFQSFKRGLMPEVLGSFRTLAEQADIVLVEGAGSASEVNLRADDIANMGFAQAADIDVVLIGDIDRGGVIASLVGTKVVVAPDDARRIRGFIVNRMRGDPTLFAAGMDGIARMTGWQPMGLVPFLDRVRALPAEDAADLAAGGKLRGKGVRIVVPCLPMIANFDDLDPLAAEEGVSLTMVPRGQVLPACDLIVLPGAKATIADLATLRAEGWDIDIHAHVRRGGHVLGICGGYQMLGHSIADPDGIEGPPATVDGLGLLDVTTVLAGHKRLEDVTGKLLPEGVPLHGYEMHIGRTEGPDHASRPLIDLGGRPDGAVSPSGRIWGTYVHGLLADGRARAALLARLGAGSHAQDHDATVDAALDALADHLEAHLDIDGLLAMARPVQRG encoded by the coding sequence ATGGCGCGCGCACTCATGTTTCAGGGCACCGGCTCGAGTGTTGGCAAGTCCGTGCTGGTGGCCGGGCTGTGCCGCGCCCTGACCCGCCGGGGGCTGCGCGTGCGCCCGTTCAAGCCGCAGAACATGTCCAACAACGCCGCCGTGACCGCTGATGGCGGCGAGATCGGGCGCGCGCAGGCATTGCAGGCGCGGGCGTGCGGCGTGCCGCTTTCGGTGCATATGAACCCGGTGCTGCTCAAGCCGCAGGGCATGACCGGCTCGCAGCTTGTGGTGCGCGGGCAGATGCGCGGGCAGGTGCGCGCGCGTGACTTCCAGTCCTTCAAGCGCGGGCTGATGCCCGAGGTGCTGGGCAGCTTCCGCACCCTTGCTGAGCAGGCCGACATCGTGCTGGTGGAAGGGGCGGGTTCCGCTTCGGAGGTCAATCTACGGGCTGATGACATCGCCAATATGGGCTTTGCCCAGGCGGCGGATATTGATGTGGTGCTGATTGGCGATATCGACCGGGGCGGCGTGATCGCGAGCCTCGTGGGCACGAAGGTGGTGGTGGCGCCGGATGACGCGCGGCGCATCCGGGGTTTTATCGTCAACCGCATGCGTGGCGACCCCACGCTGTTTGCCGCAGGCATGGACGGGATTGCCCGCATGACCGGCTGGCAGCCCATGGGCCTCGTGCCGTTTCTCGACCGGGTGCGCGCCCTGCCTGCGGAGGACGCAGCCGACCTTGCCGCTGGTGGCAAGCTGCGTGGGAAGGGCGTGCGCATTGTCGTGCCGTGCCTGCCCATGATCGCCAATTTTGATGACCTCGACCCGCTGGCGGCGGAAGAAGGCGTGTCGCTAACCATGGTGCCACGCGGGCAGGTGCTGCCCGCATGTGACCTGATCGTCCTGCCCGGCGCCAAGGCCACTATTGCCGATCTGGCCACACTCCGTGCGGAGGGGTGGGATATCGACATCCACGCCCATGTGCGCCGTGGTGGGCATGTGCTGGGCATATGTGGTGGCTACCAGATGCTGGGCCACAGCATTGCCGATCCCGATGGCATCGAGGGACCGCCCGCCACGGTGGACGGGCTGGGACTGCTCGATGTGACAACCGTGCTGGCGGGCCACAAGCGGCTGGAGGACGTAACCGGCAAACTGCTGCCCGAAGGCGTGCCCCTGCATGGTTATGAAATGCATATCGGCCGCACCGAAGGGCCAGATCACGCCAGCCGCCCGCTGATCGACCTTGGCGGGCGGCCTGATGGCGCGGTCAGTCCATCGGGGCGGATATGGGGAACTTACGTGCATGGGCTGCTGGCCGATGGCCGCGCGCGGGCAGCGCTGCTGGCGCGGCTTGGCGCAGGCTCGCATGCGCAGGATCATGATGCGACGGTGGATGCGGCGCTCGATGCGCTGGCCGACCATCTGGAAGCGCATCTCGATATTGACGGGCTGCTGGCCATGGCGCGGCCGGTGCAGCGTGGGTAA
- the cobS gene encoding adenosylcobinamide-GDP ribazoletransferase, translated as MTARLRADLVCGLGLLTRLPTGWLARDGLPYSMTRSIWCWPLIGAGINALAALAYGASLRLGLAPLPAAGWCVGGLLLLCGGLHEDGLADMADGCGGGRDRARKLEIMRDSRVGSYGVMALVVALLVRITALAAMSGPGALVALPVAGALARAAMAGVLWRLPPARRDGLASTMASLPRTALLACLGLAVALAAILLPAPGAMTACAVAMLASVLMCCLARWQLGGQTGDVLGATAVVTECAVLTALY; from the coding sequence ATGACGGCCCGACTGCGCGCCGATCTTGTGTGCGGGCTGGGGCTGCTGACCCGCCTGCCCACGGGCTGGCTGGCACGCGACGGGTTGCCCTACAGCATGACACGCTCGATATGGTGCTGGCCCCTGATTGGCGCGGGCATCAACGCGCTTGCAGCCCTTGCCTATGGGGCCAGCCTGCGGCTTGGCCTTGCCCCCCTGCCCGCTGCGGGCTGGTGCGTGGGCGGGCTGCTGCTGCTATGCGGCGGGCTGCATGAGGATGGCCTGGCCGACATGGCCGATGGCTGTGGCGGCGGCCGCGACCGGGCGCGCAAGCTCGAGATCATGCGTGACAGCCGCGTGGGCAGTTATGGCGTGATGGCGCTGGTCGTGGCCCTGCTGGTGCGCATTACGGCCCTTGCAGCCATGTCGGGGCCGGGAGCGCTGGTGGCGCTGCCGGTGGCGGGCGCGCTGGCCCGTGCCGCCATGGCAGGCGTGCTTTGGCGGCTGCCACCCGCCCGGCGTGATGGACTGGCCAGCACCATGGCCAGCCTGCCCCGCACAGCACTTTTGGCCTGCCTGGGCCTTGCCGTGGCACTGGCGGCCATACTGTTGCCCGCTCCAGGGGCCATGACCGCCTGCGCCGTGGCCATGCTGGCCAGCGTGCTTATGTGCTGCCTTGCACGGTGGCAACTTGGCGGACAGACCGGTGACGTTCTTGGTGCAACGGCAGTCGTGACGGAATGCGCAGTTCTGACGGCCCTGTACTGA
- the cobT gene encoding nicotinate-nucleotide--dimethylbenzimidazole phosphoribosyltransferase, whose product MPSRLSIPQDMAALRVLCRDLPTADSAAGAAIAAHDSRLTKPPGSLGRLEELALWAGQWQRTGRPRAERVDILIFAGNHGITAQGVTPWPSDVTRQMVENFRTGGAAINQIARVAAARLHVVEVEDLRPTADFTQAPAMDEAAFLRAIATGIRAVQPGTDLLCVGEMGIGNTTPAAAICAALFGGGGARWAGRGTGLDAAGVRHKAAVIDRALAHHAGLADPLEILRHVGGHELAAIFGAVLAARYMDIPVLVDGFICTAAVAPLGVLTTGGLAHTRLAHCSAEGGHAHLAAELGLAPLLELGLRLGEGSGAGLAVGLVRAAVACLCGMATFAQAQVSGRE is encoded by the coding sequence ATGCCATCCCGTCTTTCCATACCGCAGGACATGGCCGCGCTGCGCGTGCTGTGCCGCGACCTCCCCACCGCCGACAGCGCCGCCGGTGCCGCCATTGCCGCTCATGACAGCCGGTTGACCAAGCCCCCGGGCAGCCTTGGCCGGCTGGAGGAACTGGCACTGTGGGCAGGCCAGTGGCAGCGCACCGGGCGCCCCCGGGCCGAGCGGGTGGATATCCTCATCTTCGCGGGCAATCACGGCATCACCGCGCAGGGTGTCACGCCCTGGCCCAGCGATGTCACGCGCCAGATGGTCGAGAATTTTCGCACGGGCGGAGCCGCCATCAACCAGATCGCCCGCGTGGCAGCCGCCCGGCTGCATGTGGTCGAGGTTGAAGACCTGCGCCCCACGGCGGACTTTACGCAGGCTCCCGCCATGGATGAAGCCGCCTTCCTGCGCGCCATCGCCACCGGCATCCGCGCGGTCCAGCCGGGCACGGACCTGCTGTGCGTGGGCGAGATGGGCATTGGCAACACCACTCCCGCCGCCGCCATCTGCGCCGCCCTGTTTGGCGGGGGTGGGGCGCGATGGGCCGGGCGCGGCACCGGGCTGGACGCGGCTGGCGTGCGCCACAAGGCGGCGGTAATCGACCGCGCGCTGGCCCATCACGCCGGACTGGCCGACCCGCTCGAAATCCTGCGCCATGTGGGCGGGCACGAGCTTGCGGCCATATTCGGGGCGGTTCTGGCCGCGCGTTACATGGATATTCCCGTGCTGGTTGATGGCTTCATCTGCACGGCAGCGGTCGCCCCGCTGGGCGTGCTGACCACCGGGGGGCTGGCCCATACGCGGCTGGCCCACTGCTCGGCTGAAGGCGGGCATGCCCACCTTGCAGCAGAACTGGGTCTGGCGCCGCTGCTGGAACTGGGGCTGCGGCTGGGCGAAGGCTCGGGCGCGGGGCTGGCCGTGGGGCTGGTGCGCGCGGCGGTGGCGTGCCTGTGCGGCATGGCCACCTTCGCGCAGGCGCAGGTGAGCGGGCGGGAATGA